A genomic stretch from Acidobacteriota bacterium includes:
- a CDS encoding sodium:solute symporter family protein, which yields MTGGAPGALVDLAVVAAYLAALVLLARRRRSTSTGEYLLAGRSLTLPAFVATLVSTWYGGVLGVGEYSYLHGLSNWIALGGPYYLAGLIFAFLLAGKARRSALVTVPDRLLADHGPGVAALGAVLVFVNMLPAAYLLMLGVLAHRLLGTSVGLGVGFFAVLSVTLVVGAGFRAVVRHNGLQFVLMYGCFALLLPVALVRAGGVGALSGLPAGALSWDGGLGLQAVAVWYVIALQTLVEPSFYQRCYAARTPAVARRGILWSVFFWIVFDGLTTLTGMLARVLLPDLGNPVEAYPALADALLPPVARGLFYVGLLATVMSTVESYLFVAATTIGFDLPRIWRRWRGVDGGAETRSEAGTTRATRVGLALATAASVALALSTDSVVTLWKAMGSVITPSLLLPLLGGFLPRWRAGSRATGASILGAALTALAWMAPTWAGRELPLGIEPIFPALAVSVAIHLPAWLRLRAPGEPPAGPGRPGNPGPGSVTDPAA from the coding sequence GTGACCGGCGGCGCTCCGGGTGCCCTGGTCGATCTGGCCGTTGTGGCGGCCTACCTGGCGGCCCTGGTGCTGCTGGCCCGCCGCCGCCGATCGACGAGCACCGGCGAATACCTGCTGGCGGGTCGCTCGCTGACCCTGCCGGCATTCGTCGCCACCCTGGTGAGCACCTGGTACGGCGGCGTGCTCGGCGTGGGGGAGTACTCCTACCTGCACGGCCTGTCCAACTGGATCGCCCTGGGCGGGCCCTACTACCTGGCGGGGCTGATCTTCGCCTTCCTGTTGGCGGGAAAGGCGCGGCGCTCCGCCCTGGTCACCGTGCCCGACCGGCTGCTGGCCGATCACGGCCCGGGGGTCGCCGCCCTCGGTGCCGTGCTGGTGTTCGTCAACATGCTGCCCGCGGCCTACCTGCTGATGCTGGGTGTGCTGGCCCACCGCCTGCTGGGCACCTCCGTGGGCCTGGGCGTCGGGTTCTTCGCCGTGCTGAGCGTGACCCTGGTGGTTGGGGCCGGCTTTCGCGCCGTGGTCCGGCACAACGGCCTGCAGTTCGTGTTGATGTACGGCTGCTTCGCCCTGCTGCTGCCGGTGGCCCTGGTGCGGGCCGGTGGCGTGGGAGCGCTGTCCGGCCTGCCCGCCGGGGCCCTGAGCTGGGACGGGGGGCTGGGCCTGCAGGCAGTGGCGGTGTGGTACGTCATTGCGTTGCAGACCCTGGTCGAACCCTCGTTCTACCAGCGCTGCTACGCCGCGCGCACGCCGGCGGTGGCCCGACGGGGCATTCTCTGGTCCGTGTTCTTCTGGATCGTCTTCGATGGACTGACCACCCTCACCGGTATGCTCGCCCGCGTCCTGCTGCCGGATCTCGGCAACCCTGTCGAGGCGTACCCTGCCCTCGCCGACGCCCTGCTCCCGCCGGTGGCCCGGGGGCTGTTCTATGTCGGCCTGCTGGCCACGGTGATGTCCACCGTCGAGTCCTACCTCTTCGTCGCCGCCACCACCATCGGTTTCGACCTGCCACGGATCTGGCGCCGCTGGAGGGGCGTGGATGGCGGGGCGGAGACCCGGTCGGAAGCGGGGACTACCCGCGCCACCCGGGTGGGGTTGGCCTTGGCCACGGCCGCCAGTGTCGCGCTGGCCCTGTCCACCGATTCGGTGGTCACCCTGTGGAAGGCCATGGGGTCGGTGATCACGCCGAGCCTGCTGTTACCGCTGCTGGGGGGCTTTCTTCCCCGTTGGCGGGCGGGGAGCCGGGCCACGGGAGCCTCGATCCTCGGCGCCGCCTTGACGGCCCTGGCCTGGATGGCGCCGACCTGGGCGGGACGGGAACTTCCCCTCGGCATCGAGCCGATCTTTCCCGCCCTGGCGGTGTCGGTGGCTATTCACCTGCCTGCCTGGTTGCGGCTTCGAGCGCCAGGCGAGCCGCCTGCCGGGCCTGGTCGGCCCGGAAATCCCGGCCCAGGGTCCGTGACGGATCCGGCCGCCTGA
- a CDS encoding TonB-dependent receptor, with protein sequence MRSFSTTTRKSVGWNSGLLLLALLMILPIPRADEDSAGESDAPAGTSVVEEVLVTATRAGEDTPATHSNLSQEAIDEQYWAQDLPMLLGTLPAVYSYSDAGNGIGYSYMRIRGFDQRRINVTINGVPLNDAESHEVFWIDLPNFADSLEDVQVQRGAGTVLYGAGAIGGAVNLETARLAPGETFHAEMGVGSWNTSKVTAGWKSDLLAGRWVLGVQLSRIATGGYRDQSWTRMGLAFLTAQRMGANSLLRINLYGGKENSHLAYEGLTREQLAADRKANPLDWPGEQDHFSQPHFEVIHEWQASRNLEVANTVYAFYGRGYFDQFRGEKDWFELHLADGYGEGRATDVFRQRWIKEWDYGWLPRVSLQHGRGRLTAGAELRIHRAEHYGTVSAQNLPAGTPQGFRYYDYELPKTSTTFFVQEEWKPVRRLTVLAGLQYVSHRWSLEQDRVTGIDYDVRYSWWAPRLGLHWRFGPRLGAYVSLGRTRREPAVKDLYDPQDAWDAPAFRSVDPTGRATGPLPREERLDDLELGLEYRAGRLLFKATAYRMDFRDEIIYLGGINDLGQALTGNAERSRHEGLELEAAWAPTARWRLAGSLTVSDDRNLRYIEDGWGGRVDYSGRRIAGFPGALARLAASWSPSWGRLELGGQHVGRIFVDNSQSREASTDPFTLWHLDLLYNLPGGRDSRYAVRLRVENLFDSEYEAYGYNWGEPTFIPGASRNVFLMLSWKPVR encoded by the coding sequence ATGCGTTCTTTTTCGACGACTACCCGAAAGTCCGTGGGTTGGAACTCGGGCCTTCTCCTCCTGGCCCTGTTGATGATCCTGCCGATCCCCCGAGCGGACGAGGATTCGGCGGGAGAGTCCGATGCGCCGGCCGGCACCTCGGTGGTCGAGGAAGTGCTGGTGACGGCGACCCGGGCGGGTGAGGACACCCCCGCGACCCACAGCAACCTCTCGCAGGAGGCGATCGACGAGCAATACTGGGCCCAGGACCTGCCGATGCTTCTCGGGACCCTTCCGGCGGTCTACTCCTACTCCGATGCGGGCAATGGCATCGGCTACTCCTACATGCGGATCCGTGGCTTCGACCAGCGGAGGATCAACGTCACGATCAATGGTGTGCCGCTCAACGACGCCGAGTCCCACGAGGTTTTCTGGATCGATCTGCCGAACTTCGCCGACTCGCTCGAGGATGTGCAGGTCCAGCGGGGGGCCGGTACGGTGCTCTATGGTGCCGGCGCCATCGGGGGCGCCGTGAATCTCGAAACCGCCCGCCTGGCTCCGGGGGAAACCTTCCATGCCGAGATGGGCGTGGGTTCGTGGAATACGAGCAAGGTCACGGCCGGCTGGAAATCGGATCTGCTCGCCGGGCGCTGGGTGCTGGGGGTCCAGCTCTCCCGGATTGCCACCGGGGGCTATCGTGACCAGTCCTGGACACGCATGGGCCTGGCTTTCCTGACGGCTCAGCGGATGGGGGCCAACAGCCTGCTGCGGATCAACCTCTACGGCGGCAAGGAGAATTCCCACCTGGCCTACGAGGGGCTGACCCGGGAGCAGCTCGCCGCCGACCGCAAGGCCAATCCCCTCGACTGGCCCGGGGAACAGGACCATTTCAGCCAGCCTCACTTCGAGGTGATTCACGAGTGGCAGGCGAGTCGGAACCTGGAGGTGGCCAACACGGTCTATGCCTTCTACGGCCGGGGCTACTTCGACCAGTTCCGCGGCGAGAAGGACTGGTTCGAGTTGCACCTGGCCGATGGCTACGGTGAGGGCCGGGCCACCGACGTGTTCCGCCAGCGCTGGATCAAGGAGTGGGACTACGGCTGGCTGCCGCGGGTCAGTCTGCAGCACGGCCGGGGCCGGCTCACCGCCGGGGCGGAGTTGCGGATCCACCGGGCCGAACACTACGGCACCGTCAGCGCTCAGAACCTGCCTGCGGGCACGCCTCAGGGCTTTCGGTACTACGACTACGAGTTGCCCAAGACCAGCACCACCTTCTTCGTGCAGGAGGAATGGAAGCCCGTCCGGCGGTTGACGGTGCTGGCCGGCCTGCAGTACGTGAGCCATCGCTGGAGCCTGGAACAAGACCGGGTCACCGGCATCGACTACGACGTGCGCTACTCGTGGTGGGCTCCGCGTCTGGGTCTTCATTGGCGCTTCGGTCCGCGCCTGGGGGCTTACGTTTCGCTCGGCCGGACGCGTCGGGAGCCGGCGGTCAAGGATCTCTACGACCCCCAGGACGCCTGGGATGCCCCCGCCTTCCGCAGCGTGGATCCCACGGGCCGGGCCACCGGCCCGCTGCCGCGGGAAGAGCGTCTCGACGATCTGGAACTGGGGCTCGAGTACCGGGCCGGGCGCTTGCTCTTCAAGGCCACGGCCTACCGCATGGACTTTCGCGACGAGATCATCTATCTCGGTGGCATCAACGACCTGGGCCAGGCCCTGACCGGCAATGCCGAGCGCTCCCGTCACGAGGGCCTCGAGTTGGAGGCCGCCTGGGCGCCCACCGCCCGCTGGCGGTTGGCCGGCTCGTTGACCGTTTCGGACGACCGCAACCTGCGCTACATCGAAGACGGATGGGGTGGTCGGGTGGACTACTCCGGCCGGCGCATCGCCGGGTTCCCCGGCGCGCTGGCGCGGCTGGCGGCTTCCTGGTCGCCTTCCTGGGGGCGCCTCGAACTGGGTGGGCAGCACGTGGGCAGGATCTTCGTCGACAACAGCCAGAGTCGGGAGGCTTCCACCGACCCCTTCACCCTCTGGCATCTCGATCTGCTCTACAACCTGCCCGGTGGGCGCGACAGCCGGTATGCCGTGCGGCTGCGGGTGGAGAACCTCTTCGACAGCGAATACGAGGCCTACGGCTACAACTGGGGCGAGCCAACATTCATTCCCGGAGCCTCCCGCAACGTTTTCCTGATGCTCTCCTGGAAGCCCGTCCGATGA
- a CDS encoding ferritin family protein, which produces MTLEEAITTAIEYETRVHAAYKEAHDRAGDEVGRRVFGTLAREEAGHIAYLRRRLAEWKESGTLTDEVLESAVPPAGEIEAKTRQLGEKLNKTSPIGKDEVRLLEKALKVEQETSDFYRRMVDELDGQGRRLFARFLEIEEGHGTIVQAEIDAANGHGFWFDIPEFRLG; this is translated from the coding sequence ATGACCCTCGAAGAAGCCATCACGACTGCCATCGAATACGAGACCCGGGTGCACGCCGCCTACAAGGAAGCCCATGACAGGGCCGGCGACGAGGTCGGCCGGCGGGTCTTCGGCACCCTGGCTCGTGAGGAGGCCGGCCATATCGCCTACCTGCGCCGCCGGCTGGCCGAGTGGAAGGAGAGCGGTACCCTGACCGACGAGGTGCTGGAGAGCGCCGTGCCCCCCGCCGGGGAGATCGAGGCGAAGACCCGGCAGCTCGGCGAGAAGCTGAACAAAACCTCGCCGATCGGTAAGGACGAGGTTCGTCTGCTGGAGAAGGCGCTGAAGGTCGAGCAGGAGACCTCCGATTTCTACCGCCGCATGGTCGATGAACTCGACGGCCAGGGGCGGCGGCTCTTCGCCCGCTTCCTCGAGATCGAGGAAGGCCATGGAACCATCGTGCAGGCCGAGATCGACGCCGCCAACGGTCACGGTTTCTGGTTCGACATTCCCGAGTTTCGCCTCGGTTGA
- a CDS encoding PAS domain-containing protein has product MSRLDSAFREVTVRRWLQWAALCWSALALGALTLSLLTFLQSDRQQAVAAARTALETDLLYRSRAASKGGLYVPLTEETPPNPHLDEASRTLNIEGGGQLVKVNPAYMTRQIETLRDKKAHITGRMTSLHPLSKANMAVGWEREALQRLERGEPEVVTFGRRGRRTIARVMWPLRMERSCAACHDSQWDVVGAVRGGLTIEIPVPPVSTSFAKWSKSLGLTLLVAWLVGLIGLSYTRELLARRRAEILGAAAAVKESEQRLNLAIQGADTGLWDWNLKNGKIVINDLWARMLGYEAHEIKAHSEFWKQRIHPEDSEWVLAELQRHLEGKTPMFRAEYRLRHRNGEWVWILDTGRVVERDQNGQPIRIAGTHVNITSLKRMELRVRAHARFSRASARIGEMILLRREPQLVNDSACRELGDALEAPFAALLRPYRGNQILGITAAFERDSEPGQREVAVDERLAAGRAFQRGRTVIIEDLDDPDNEPASDLLGSRGLRAGIFVPCQEGDGPLGVLVVGLREPHAFSREEVLFVESIARQIVLSAVTSRTERERELLARAIEQTRDAVAVSDKQGKLLYVNPACEKVTGIARNKLLTMNLRDLAEPEGGASVFEQIFTQLERGQPWQGLLTGHKADGTVYKEKAVISPVRGSDGKTESFVKVGRDVSRELELETQLQQSQKLEAVGQLAAGIAHEINTPTQFVADNTRFLKDAFGDLEPLLTTLKEECLKDEPSDLAASFARLKEALEKVDVDYLLEDVPQAVAQSLEGLERISSIVRAMKDFSHPGGTGKETVDLNRAIRSTVTVARNEWKYVADVKLELDEEMPPVACSHGDFNQVVLNMIVNAAHAIAEKVGDGASGKGQITIRSRVEGEEAVIEIEDTGVGIPRENLSRIFDHFFTTKEVGRGTGQGLAIAHGVIVQQHGGRIEVDSEVGKGTTFRIRLPLQAPVTAPV; this is encoded by the coding sequence ATGAGCCGACTCGACTCCGCCTTTCGCGAAGTGACCGTTCGCCGCTGGCTTCAGTGGGCCGCGCTGTGCTGGTCCGCCCTTGCCCTCGGTGCCCTGACCCTGAGTCTGCTGACATTCCTGCAGAGTGACAGGCAGCAAGCCGTAGCGGCCGCACGCACGGCCCTCGAAACAGACCTGCTCTACCGCTCCAGGGCCGCCTCGAAGGGTGGCCTGTACGTTCCCCTAACCGAGGAAACACCCCCCAATCCGCACCTGGACGAGGCATCCCGCACGTTGAACATCGAGGGCGGCGGCCAACTCGTGAAGGTGAACCCGGCCTACATGACGCGCCAGATCGAAACGCTCCGCGACAAAAAGGCACACATCACCGGCCGCATGACCAGCCTCCACCCGCTCAGCAAGGCCAATATGGCCGTCGGATGGGAGCGCGAGGCCCTCCAACGCCTCGAACGCGGCGAGCCCGAGGTGGTCACCTTCGGCCGGCGGGGCCGTCGCACCATTGCCCGGGTCATGTGGCCGCTCCGCATGGAGCGGAGCTGCGCCGCCTGCCACGACAGCCAGTGGGACGTCGTCGGCGCCGTCAGGGGGGGGCTGACCATCGAGATCCCCGTTCCGCCGGTTTCGACGTCTTTCGCCAAGTGGTCGAAGTCCCTGGGGCTCACCCTGCTGGTGGCCTGGCTCGTCGGCCTGATCGGCCTCTCCTACACCCGCGAGCTGCTCGCCCGTCGCCGGGCGGAGATCCTGGGCGCCGCGGCCGCCGTCAAAGAGAGCGAGCAACGCCTCAACCTGGCTATCCAGGGCGCCGACACCGGCCTATGGGACTGGAATCTGAAGAACGGGAAGATCGTCATCAACGACCTGTGGGCCCGCATGCTCGGCTACGAAGCCCACGAGATCAAGGCGCACTCTGAGTTCTGGAAGCAGCGTATCCACCCCGAGGACAGCGAGTGGGTGCTCGCCGAACTCCAACGCCACCTGGAAGGCAAGACGCCCATGTTCCGGGCCGAGTATCGCCTGCGCCACCGCAACGGTGAGTGGGTCTGGATCCTCGACACCGGGCGTGTGGTCGAACGGGATCAGAACGGCCAACCGATCCGCATCGCCGGCACCCACGTCAACATCACCTCCCTCAAGCGCATGGAGTTGAGAGTCCGTGCTCACGCGCGTTTCTCCCGCGCCTCGGCCCGCATCGGTGAAATGATTCTCCTGCGCAGGGAGCCCCAGCTCGTCAACGATTCCGCGTGCCGCGAGCTGGGCGACGCCCTCGAAGCTCCCTTCGCCGCACTCCTCCGGCCCTACAGGGGCAACCAGATCCTCGGGATCACGGCCGCCTTTGAACGCGACTCCGAACCAGGCCAGCGGGAGGTGGCCGTCGATGAACGCCTCGCCGCCGGGCGCGCCTTCCAGCGCGGCCGGACGGTCATCATCGAAGACCTCGACGACCCTGACAACGAGCCCGCCAGTGATCTCCTCGGTTCGCGCGGCTTGCGGGCAGGCATCTTCGTTCCCTGCCAGGAGGGAGACGGACCGCTCGGCGTGCTCGTCGTCGGCCTGCGCGAACCCCACGCCTTCTCCCGCGAAGAGGTGCTCTTCGTCGAATCGATCGCCCGCCAGATCGTCCTCTCGGCGGTCACCAGCCGAACCGAGCGCGAAAGGGAACTCCTGGCGCGGGCCATCGAGCAAACCCGGGACGCGGTCGCGGTCAGCGACAAGCAAGGAAAGCTGCTTTACGTCAATCCCGCGTGTGAGAAAGTCACCGGCATCGCCCGGAACAAACTCCTCACGATGAATCTCCGCGACTTGGCCGAGCCCGAAGGCGGGGCTTCCGTGTTCGAGCAGATCTTCACCCAGCTCGAACGAGGGCAACCCTGGCAGGGATTGCTGACGGGCCACAAGGCGGACGGCACTGTCTACAAGGAAAAGGCCGTGATCTCGCCGGTACGCGGCTCCGACGGAAAGACCGAATCCTTCGTCAAGGTCGGCCGAGACGTCTCAAGGGAACTGGAACTGGAAACCCAGCTCCAGCAATCCCAGAAGCTCGAAGCCGTCGGACAGCTTGCCGCCGGAATCGCCCACGAAATCAACACACCGACCCAATTCGTCGCGGACAATACCCGCTTTTTGAAGGATGCTTTCGGGGATCTCGAACCCCTGCTGACCACGCTCAAGGAGGAATGCCTCAAGGACGAGCCTTCCGACCTGGCCGCCAGCTTCGCGCGCCTCAAAGAAGCTCTCGAAAAGGTCGATGTCGACTACCTGCTCGAGGATGTCCCCCAGGCCGTCGCCCAATCTCTCGAAGGCCTCGAGCGCATCTCCAGCATTGTCCGCGCGATGAAAGACTTCTCCCATCCCGGCGGTACCGGCAAGGAGACCGTGGACCTCAATCGTGCGATCCGCAGTACCGTGACGGTCGCCCGCAACGAGTGGAAGTATGTCGCCGACGTGAAACTCGAACTCGACGAGGAAATGCCCCCGGTGGCCTGCAGCCACGGAGATTTCAACCAGGTGGTGCTGAACATGATCGTCAACGCCGCCCACGCCATCGCCGAAAAAGTCGGCGATGGTGCCTCCGGCAAGGGGCAGATAACGATTCGCAGCCGGGTGGAAGGTGAAGAGGCCGTAATCGAGATCGAGGACACCGGCGTCGGCATCCCCCGGGAGAATCTCTCTCGCATCTTCGACCATTTCTTCACGACCAAGGAAGTCGGCCGCGGCACGGGCCAGGGACTGGCCATCGCCCACGGGGTCATCGTTCAGCAGCACGGGGGACGTATCGAGGTCGACAGCGAGGTCGGGAAGGGAACGACCTTCCGTATCCGGCTACCCTTGCAGGCGCCGGTTACCGCTCCGGTGTGA
- a CDS encoding response regulator — translation MSATVLLVDDEPRVTAALRRRLRREGMQVLEAQSGEQALEILDAEAVDVLVSDERMPGMSGSELVRRAAESHPEVIRIILSGQATLDAAVKAINEGQIFRFLLKPCEETELLYCIRQALEHRDLLRENTELRREVDEKMRLLRHLEQDNPGITTIEEDEEGAVVIDVREALDLTPER, via the coding sequence ATGTCCGCCACTGTCCTGCTGGTCGATGACGAACCTCGGGTGACCGCGGCCTTGCGCCGCCGCCTTCGCCGTGAGGGGATGCAGGTCCTCGAAGCCCAGTCGGGAGAGCAGGCCCTCGAGATTCTCGACGCGGAAGCCGTCGATGTCCTGGTCAGCGACGAACGCATGCCGGGGATGAGCGGCAGTGAACTCGTTCGCCGGGCCGCCGAAAGTCATCCCGAGGTGATTCGCATCATTCTCTCCGGACAGGCCACGCTCGACGCGGCGGTCAAAGCGATCAACGAGGGGCAGATCTTCCGCTTCCTGCTCAAGCCGTGCGAGGAAACCGAACTGCTCTACTGCATCCGCCAGGCCCTCGAGCATCGGGATTTGCTGCGCGAAAACACCGAGTTGCGGCGCGAAGTGGACGAAAAGATGCGACTCCTGCGTCACCTGGAGCAAGACAATCCGGGTATCACCACCATCGAAGAAGACGAAGAAGGTGCCGTTGTGATCGATGTCCGCGAGGCCCTGGATCTCACACCGGAGCGGTAA
- a CDS encoding response regulator yields the protein MKRILFVDDEVNILSGIRRNLRRNFDVFTAEGGEAGLEMIETEGPFAVVVSDYRMPGMDGVQFLAKVRETSPQSVRMMLTGQAEMNAVIGAINSSKIFRFLPKPISRDELIAALDDALEQYRLVTAEKQLLEQTLSSSVKALVDLLGMVNPVAFSRAARIKRCVAWLVGRLQPPDPWEFELAGLLSQVGCATIPAETLQKVFAGQEVSEDEAEMVAHHPRTSYFLLREIPRLERVAAMIACQNDPSNLVEPYTEDEAVRLGAGLIRVAARFDDLVSRGLTPKLAIAELAGADPPFPEEHLALLREYDASEEQSMTVRAVNLRDLAPGMVLDEDVLAVNGVVVISRGQEVTGALIMRLKNFDKGMGIKQPFRVRVPCFTSVTPGEE from the coding sequence ATGAAGCGCATCCTCTTCGTCGATGACGAAGTCAACATTCTCTCCGGGATTCGGCGCAACCTGCGGCGGAATTTCGATGTCTTCACCGCGGAAGGAGGAGAAGCCGGGCTGGAGATGATCGAGACTGAGGGTCCCTTTGCGGTCGTGGTTTCGGACTACCGCATGCCCGGCATGGACGGCGTGCAATTCCTGGCCAAGGTGCGGGAAACCAGTCCGCAGTCGGTGCGCATGATGCTCACCGGGCAGGCCGAGATGAACGCCGTGATCGGGGCGATCAACTCGTCGAAGATCTTTCGCTTTCTCCCCAAGCCCATTTCGCGGGACGAACTGATCGCCGCGCTCGATGATGCTCTCGAGCAATACCGGCTGGTCACGGCGGAAAAGCAGCTTCTCGAGCAGACTCTATCGAGCAGCGTCAAGGCGCTGGTGGACCTGCTCGGCATGGTCAATCCCGTCGCCTTTTCCCGCGCCGCGCGCATCAAGCGCTGTGTTGCGTGGCTGGTCGGTCGGCTTCAGCCTCCCGATCCCTGGGAGTTCGAGTTGGCCGGTCTGCTGTCCCAGGTGGGATGCGCAACGATCCCGGCGGAGACTCTGCAGAAGGTCTTCGCCGGGCAGGAGGTCAGCGAGGACGAGGCTGAGATGGTCGCTCATCATCCTCGGACCAGCTACTTCCTGCTGCGGGAGATTCCGCGGCTCGAACGCGTGGCGGCGATGATCGCCTGCCAGAACGATCCCTCGAATCTCGTCGAACCCTATACGGAAGACGAAGCGGTGCGCCTGGGGGCGGGGTTGATTCGCGTGGCGGCGCGTTTCGACGATCTGGTCAGCAGGGGCCTGACGCCCAAGCTCGCCATCGCCGAATTGGCTGGCGCGGACCCTCCGTTCCCCGAAGAGCATCTCGCTCTGCTCAGGGAGTACGACGCCTCCGAAGAACAGTCGATGACCGTGCGCGCCGTGAACCTGCGCGACCTGGCGCCGGGGATGGTTCTCGATGAAGACGTCCTGGCCGTCAACGGAGTCGTCGTCATCAGTCGCGGCCAGGAAGTGACGGGGGCGCTGATCATGCGTCTGAAGAATTTCGACAAGGGAATGGGAATCAAGCAGCCGTTCCGCGTGAGAGTCCCCTGTTTCACTTCCGTCACCCCGGGAGAGGAGTAA
- a CDS encoding response regulator translates to MKLRILFVDDEPRILAGLRRMLHSMRDEWETAFAESGAEALEMLEKQPFDVIVSDMRMPGMDGSQLLAEVRRRHPEMLRIVLSGYSEIELVLSSVGPSHQYLTKPCDASTLRSTISRAQALRGLLADENLRSLVGKMDHLPSVPSLFAALVEELGKEDASLPAVARLVMQDPAMTAQVLRLVNSAYFGLPQEIHNAERAVGYLGIASLSSLVLREGVFSEADKSLVNRFRLEEISRHGNDVASLARRMVKEEGASTAEVEDAFTAGLLHDAGKVILAINLPDEYEKVLQQCQAGHYDPAEEVALLGADHAAVGAFLMSVWGLPNTVVEAIAFHHRPSDCHAEGVTTLTWVHVANALSSGKTGAAAIDTDYLRSLGLVDRWPRWREMVEEIQAVAEDA, encoded by the coding sequence GGGAGACGGCTTTCGCCGAGTCGGGCGCCGAAGCCCTGGAGATGCTCGAAAAGCAGCCCTTCGACGTGATCGTTTCCGACATGCGCATGCCCGGCATGGACGGATCCCAGCTCCTCGCGGAAGTTCGTCGGCGCCACCCGGAAATGCTGCGCATCGTGCTCTCCGGTTATTCCGAGATCGAACTCGTGTTGTCCTCGGTGGGCCCCTCCCATCAGTACCTGACCAAGCCCTGCGACGCGTCCACGCTGCGCAGTACCATCAGCCGGGCCCAGGCCCTGCGCGGCCTGCTGGCCGATGAGAACCTGCGTTCGCTGGTGGGCAAGATGGACCATCTGCCGAGTGTGCCGAGCCTCTTTGCCGCACTGGTCGAGGAACTGGGCAAGGAGGACGCCTCGCTTCCGGCGGTCGCCCGTCTGGTCATGCAGGATCCGGCCATGACCGCCCAAGTCCTGCGCCTGGTGAACTCCGCATACTTCGGGCTCCCCCAGGAGATCCACAACGCCGAACGGGCGGTCGGCTACCTGGGCATCGCTTCGCTGTCATCCCTGGTTCTTCGCGAGGGCGTGTTCAGCGAGGCGGACAAGTCACTGGTCAACCGTTTCCGCCTGGAGGAGATCTCCCGGCACGGAAACGATGTGGCCAGCCTCGCACGGCGGATGGTCAAGGAGGAGGGAGCGAGCACCGCCGAAGTCGAAGATGCCTTCACCGCCGGTCTTCTGCATGATGCCGGCAAGGTGATCCTGGCGATCAACCTCCCCGACGAGTATGAGAAGGTTCTCCAGCAGTGCCAGGCGGGCCACTACGATCCGGCCGAAGAGGTGGCGCTGCTGGGAGCGGACCATGCTGCTGTCGGGGCCTTCCTGATGAGCGTCTGGGGCTTGCCCAACACGGTGGTCGAGGCGATTGCCTTTCACCATCGGCCTTCCGACTGTCACGCCGAGGGAGTGACGACCCTGACCTGGGTCCACGTTGCCAACGCCTTGTCTTCGGGCAAGACCGGCGCCGCGGCCATCGATACCGACTACCTGCGCAGTTTGGGGCTGGTGGACCGGTGGCCGCGGTGGCGCGAAATGGTGGAAGAGATTCAAGCGGTCGCCGAGGACGCATGA